From the Daphnia magna isolate NIES linkage group LG3, ASM2063170v1.1, whole genome shotgun sequence genome, one window contains:
- the LOC123470463 gene encoding uncharacterized protein LOC123470463 — translation MIVEASQNSLRVNKRHGIVTRVASGMTKGCVWNDLGLLCFDVLYKKTKLRTTTVVFHLLPRMECSVCKIAFKKADQKIKCNQCEKSVHRRCFTSIDKDCYKIAKRDNLFTCFSCELESIPSAAVEANSIPLQQSRPKRNRKPNPRYDQSSPKRRNAAVIPFSDSVIASTSSTTNIIVNETFTIHSSSNHSVVLEEVVPPMPSINMGFPDIPQELLDMAVANMSLNDSAINPFDFSFRLDTSLHPPSPVRPEDNSTASRSSFESENGDTVHSPRHVTPVPIREKSLIYEEPITPAIRGKDVRSQNKVYMRTNERIKDIWEKYQHTKEYTVDDLLKYCSKTYRMPCEYDQSD, via the exons ATGATAGTTGAAGCCTCTCAGAATTCTCTTCGAGTAAACAAGCGCCATGGGATTGTTACAAGGGTTGCGTCTGGAATGACCAAGGGTTGCGTCTGGAATGACCTTGGCTTGCTTTGCTTTGACGTCTTATATAAGAAGACAAAATTGAGAACTACGACAGTTGTGTTTCATCTTTTGCCAAGAATGGAGTGTTCCGTGTGTAAGATAGCGTTTAAAAAGGCAGATCAGAAAATTAAGTGCAATCAGTGCGAGAAATCGGTTCACCGACGCTGTTTTACAT CGATTGACAAGGATTGCTACAAGATCGCAAAGCGGGACAATTTGTTTACATGTTTTTCTTGTGAACTGGAGAGTATTCCCTCAGCCGCCGTTGAAGCTAATTCGATTCCGCTCCAGCAATCACGACCTAAACGGAACAGAAAACCGAACCCTCGTTACGACCAAAGTTCTCCGAAAAGGCGAAATGCAGCAGTTATTCCTTTCTCGGATTCAGTTATCGCTTCAACTTCTTCAACTACAAACATAATTGTCAACGAAACATTTACTATTCATAGCTCCTCTAACCACTCAGTCGTCCTTGAAGAAGTTGTCCCTCCAATGCCGTCAATAAATATGGGCTTTCCAGATATTCCACAGGAATTACTTGACATGGCCGTTGCCAATATGTCTCTGAATGACTCTGCAATTAatccttttgatttttcttttagattaGACACTTCACTTCACCCGCCAAGCCCAGTTAGACCAGAAGATAATTCCACAGCTAGCAG ATCATCCTTTGAATCAGAGAATGGAGATACTGTTCATTCGCCTCGTCACGTTACTCCGGTCCCCATCAGAGAGAAAAGCCTGATTTACGAGGAGCCAATCACACCAGCAATCCGG GGTAAAGACGTCAGGAGTCAGAACAAAGTGTATATGAGGACCAACGAGAGGATTAAAGATATTTGGGAGAAATATCAACACACCAAGGAATATACCGTAGATGACCTTCTGAAGTACTGCTCCAAGACTTATCGCATGCCCTGTGAATATGACCAATCTGATTAA
- the LOC123470351 gene encoding uncharacterized protein LOC123470351: MYPRRTPISHEASQRITYLNRIRRLRVYHARIKFGEFGPSLTEPVEPEYRPLPHGVTIDAKLGAYEEGFYSIAIKYLPRDEAVAIINIRVNADYARYLNFLRGLPTCEPTPREQIHPEIPLPGVLQHPTPRAPDYGSTPIARFYGYQGPRSHPRSRGQSTVAEQSTSVATRNVVVRSLLENERRREAEVIEQEVGAEGTEDITEVETNFSIRTNDSETVIQEESEVEETVKGESEESGSTTSEEFILSINEREF, encoded by the exons ATGTACCCGAGAAGAACTCCAATTAGTCATGAAGCATCTCAGCGTATCACT TATCTCAACAGAATCAGAAGACTTAGGGTATATCATGCTCGCATCAAATTTGGTGAATTTGGCCCAAGTCTCACCGAACCTGTAGAACCTGAATACAGGCCATTGCCCCACGGTGTAACAATTGATGCAAAACTAGGTGCCTACGAAGAAGGTTTCTATAGCATTGCAATCAAGTATCTTCCCCGTGACGAAGCTGTTGCCATCATCAACATCAGAGTGAACGCTGATTATGCAAGATACCTAAACTTCCTGAGAGGATTACCGACTTGTGAGCCAACGCCAAGAGAACAAATTCATCCAGAGATTCCCTTGCCAGGTGTGCTCCAGCACCCAACACCACGAGCACCAGACTACGGAAGCACTCCGATTGCAAGATTTTACGGGTACCAAGGACCTAGAAGCCATCCGAGGTCGCGTGGTCAATCTACCGTTGCAGAGCAGTCAACATCTGTAGCAACCAGGAACGTGGTCGTTCGCAGCCTTCtcgaaaacgaaagaagaagagaggctGAGGTTATTGAACAAGAAGTCGGTGCAGAAGGTACAGAAGACATCACTGAAGTGGAGACGAATTTTTCGATCAGAACAAACGATTCTGAGACTGTCATTCAAGAAGAAAGTGAAGTAGAGGAAACAGTGAAAGGAGAAAGTGAAGAAAGCGGTTCGACCACATCTGAGGAATTCATCTTGTCCATCAACGAACGAGAATTTTGA
- the LOC123470404 gene encoding uncharacterized protein LOC123470404, producing MSGTGRHYLLGNAVPTIFQSYEKSVGSNPPHRIPFQELNSNVAPGKNIDSIETIDDRSGLNWTDADECHITSTPRPVSQNTKHETSVEPESSLHTNNETENSQTRPTHVFENQVIQSKTNSNHESWAVADATTDADQVHTSSESHFHTSQRQSKKSSEANLIRKLRNTVSELQKKIQKLEKLVGPEALKLLQCDKRMAVAINSVVAVF from the exons atgagTGGCACGGGAAGACATTATTTATTAGGAAATGCTGTTCCTACAATTTTTCAATCATATGAAAAG AGTGTTGGCAGTAATCCTCCACACAGAATACCTTTTCAAGAGTTAAATAGCAATGTAGCACCAGGGAAAAATATTGATAGCATTGAAACTATTGATGATCGATCAGGTTTAAACTGG acagaTGCAGATGAGTGTCATATAACATCAACTCCTCGGCCAGTGAGTCAGAATACAAAACACGAAACAAGTGTTGAACCAGAATCATCTCTGCATACA AACAATGAGACTGAGAACTCCCAAACCAGACCTACTCATGTGTTCGAAAATCAAGTTATACAAAGTAAAACAAATAGTAACCATGAATCATGGGCTGTAGCCGATGCT ACAACAGATGCTGATCAGGTTCATACAAGTAGTGAGTCGCATTTTCATACATCACAACGTCAAAGCAAGAAATCAAGCGAAGCCAATCTCATTCGAAAACTCAGAAATACAGTTTCtgaactacaaaaaaaaattcaaaagttgGAAAAACTAGTGGGCCCAGAAGCTCTTAAACTATTACAATGTGATAAAAGAATGGCAGTGGCTATTAATTCAGTAGTTGCTGTATTTTAA
- the LOC123470407 gene encoding uncharacterized protein LOC123470407 — MQKSLKPVSDDEAGVEIPDGIASLPLKSIAELEAYEILLKNDGNLRKLVSRKIRLLGKRNTKNSEADYVQRAWRTVFADSLSKDVNWLGRRDKRVNNGNEKKGLHNCRITPVVKDGILSNKVFVNMENEKLIEETKGALKNAKLRFIADQLRVPADESSDSN, encoded by the exons ATGCAAAAATCATTGAAGCCTGTAAGTGACGACGAGGCCGGCGTCGAAATACCTGATGGCATCGCTTCTCTTCCTCTCAAGAGTATTGCAGAATTGGAAGCCTACGAAATATTGCTGAAGAACGATGGAAACCTAAGAAAGCTG GTATCACGGAAAATTCGCCTTTTGGGAAAGAGGAACACTAAAAATTCTGAAGCAGACTACGTTCAACGAGCATGGAGGACTGTTTTTGCTGATTCCCTCTCAAAGGATGTTAACTGGCTGGGAAGGAGAGACAAAAGAGTCAAtaatggaaatgaaaaaaaaggactgcACAATTGTCGTATCACGCCAGTTGTTAAAG ATGGAATCCTCTCCAACAAAGTATTTGTTAATATGGAAAACGAGAAATTGATCGAAGAAACTAAAGGTGCTCTTAAAAATGCCAAATTGCGTTTCATTGCAGATCAATTGCGTGTACCGGCGGATGAAAGCAGTGATTCCAACTAA